The following proteins are co-located in the Phaeacidiphilus oryzae TH49 genome:
- a CDS encoding LysR family transcriptional regulator: MPGDSAFTLVQLRYFAAAAETGSMTSAARRLLVSQSAVSTAVAQLERALGVQLLIRHHAKGLSLTAAGARFLQESRNLLAHADELVETAQGLGAALAGELSVGCFLSLSPFVLPRLFAEFTARHPGVRLQAVEGETEELQAALLDGRCEIALMYRMDLADSLLTEQIAEAAPYALVPPGHRLAGSRGVRIEELAEDPFVLYDLPHSREYFTELFAAAGLAMRPAYRSTTFETVRALVAAGQGYSILNQRPVSDTTYDGGRAVPVPLLDPLPPLPVVLARPRGVRPTRRAQAFTELARRLLGTASSASHLPVSEKLGH; the protein is encoded by the coding sequence ATGCCCGGCGACTCGGCCTTCACCCTGGTCCAGCTGCGCTACTTCGCGGCCGCCGCGGAGACCGGAAGCATGACCTCCGCGGCCCGGCGCCTCCTGGTGTCGCAGTCCGCCGTCTCCACCGCCGTGGCCCAGCTGGAGCGGGCGCTCGGCGTCCAGCTGCTGATCCGGCACCACGCCAAGGGCCTCTCGCTGACCGCCGCAGGCGCCCGCTTCCTCCAGGAGTCCAGGAACCTCCTGGCGCACGCCGACGAACTGGTGGAGACGGCCCAGGGGCTGGGCGCCGCCCTCGCCGGCGAGCTCTCCGTCGGCTGCTTCCTCTCCCTCTCGCCGTTCGTACTGCCGCGGCTCTTCGCCGAGTTCACCGCCCGCCACCCCGGCGTGCGGCTGCAGGCGGTGGAGGGCGAGACCGAGGAACTGCAGGCCGCCCTGCTGGACGGGCGCTGCGAGATCGCCCTGATGTACCGCATGGACCTGGCCGATTCGCTGCTCACCGAGCAGATCGCGGAGGCCGCGCCGTACGCGCTGGTGCCGCCGGGCCATCGCCTCGCCGGGAGCAGGGGCGTGCGCATCGAGGAGCTCGCCGAGGACCCCTTCGTCCTCTACGACCTGCCGCACAGCCGGGAGTACTTCACCGAGCTGTTCGCGGCGGCCGGCCTCGCCATGCGGCCCGCGTACCGCAGCACCACCTTCGAGACCGTGCGCGCGCTGGTGGCCGCGGGCCAGGGGTACTCGATCCTCAACCAGCGCCCGGTCAGCGACACCACCTACGACGGCGGGCGGGCCGTGCCGGTGCCCCTGCTGGACCCGCTGCCCCCACTGCCGGTGGTCCTCGCCCGCCCGCGCGGCGTCCGGCCGACCCGCAGGGCGCAGGCCTTCACCGAGCTCGCCCGCAGGCTGCTCGGGACCGCATCCAGCGCCTCTCACCTGCCTGTATCTGAAAAACTGGGCCATTAG